A window of Diabrotica virgifera virgifera chromosome 9, PGI_DIABVI_V3a contains these coding sequences:
- the LOC126892019 gene encoding uncharacterized protein LOC126892019 isoform X2 — MAETTSDLNTDTEAGNKRHRKKKIISSSSESDENDEPTEHASNRKQFKVTKMPTPPIWTNDMAEMVDELTVSNTPSQTGNSSTPCFTPGQVHHDRNMGPGSKSNYTTPKRALKEIHENLNNVDFIFFQTWW; from the exons ATGGCTGAAACTACTAGTGACCTTAATACAGATACAGAGGCGGGTAATAAAAGACATAGAAAGAAGAAAATTATATCCTCTTCTTCTGAATCTGATGAAAATGATGAACCTACGGAACATGCATCAAATAGGAAGCAATTTAAAGTTACTAAAATGCCTACCCCACCAATTTGGACCAACGACATGGCTGAAATGGTAGACGAGTTAACTGTTTCGAACACACCAAGTCAAACAGGCAATAGTTCTACCCCCTGCTTTACCCCTGGTCAAGTTCATCATGATCGTAACATGG GTCCAGGTTCGAAAAGCAATTACACCACACCAAAAAGGGCCTTGAAGGAAATACATGAGAATTTGAATAATGTTG attttatttttttccaaacttgGTGGTAA
- the LOC126892019 gene encoding uncharacterized protein LOC126892019 isoform X1, which translates to MAETTSDLNTDTEAGNKRHRKKKIISSSSESDENDEPTEHASNRKQFKVTKMPTPPIWTNDMAEMVDELTVSNTPSQTGNSSTPCFTPGQVHHDRNMGPGSKSNYTTPKRALKEIHENLNNVVVTSQSTSCCCNPQLLYNIQSLLIEINSKSKIVVSEICKLMKSLQIIYCKNLQ; encoded by the exons ATGGCTGAAACTACTAGTGACCTTAATACAGATACAGAGGCGGGTAATAAAAGACATAGAAAGAAGAAAATTATATCCTCTTCTTCTGAATCTGATGAAAATGATGAACCTACGGAACATGCATCAAATAGGAAGCAATTTAAAGTTACTAAAATGCCTACCCCACCAATTTGGACCAACGACATGGCTGAAATGGTAGACGAGTTAACTGTTTCGAACACACCAAGTCAAACAGGCAATAGTTCTACCCCCTGCTTTACCCCTGGTCAAGTTCATCATGATCGTAACATGG GTCCAGGTTCGAAAAGCAATTACACCACACCAAAAAGGGCCTTGAAGGAAATACATGAGAATTTGAATAATGTTG TTGTTACATCACAAAGCACGAGCTGCTGTTGCAATCCACAACTACTGTATAATATACAATCATTACTAATTGAAATTAACTCAAAGTCGAAAATTGTTGTCAGCGAAATATGCAAACTAATGAAGAGTCTACAAATAATATATTGCAAAAATCTGCAATAA